In Pseudomonas sp. P5_109, the genomic window AGGCATGGCAGGTGCCGACCGGCGACCGCGGCGCGGATTCTACCGAAAGCCTGCGCACCTGCCCTCTGTTTCCGACAAATAACAAAGCAATTGATCAAGGGCTGTCCTGCGTCACGGTTTCGTCATCTGAATCGGCGACCATGCGCGCCTCGAAACCGACACGGACTACGTCATGCTCCACGCCGAAAACCAGGATCGTCTTTACCTCATCACCCCCAGCGAAGAACAACAGGCCCTCGTCGGCAGCCTCGCTTTCAACGTTCAGGACCGCCATTGGCTGGTGTATTGCGCCCTCGGTGGCCACCAGCATGCGGATTTACCGGAGGCGGATTTGCTGACGGGCGTGAGCGTGCTGGACTTTTACTCGCAGGCGGCGTGACACCAACGCCCCCTGTAGGAGCGAGCCTGCTCGCGATGGTCGTTAACGATTACGCGGGGAATCTGATACCCCACGGCGCCCTCAAGTCCATCGCGAGCAGGCTCGCTCCTACAGGGGCTCGCATTATTCGCCGAGAATCTGACCCACGGTCGGGTCCTTGAACAAGCGGGTCAATGCATCGCTCAGCACATCGCTGACCAGCTTGGTGTTGGTTTCCTGGTTCGGCGCCATACCGAAGCGCTGGTCCAGGGACGAACCATAACGGCCGCTGTAGCGACGGTTGGCGTTCTGTACATCGGAGCGGAACGTCGCGCCGATGGTGGCTTCGGTCACGTACATGCCTTCCTTGGGCGACTGGTACTTCAATTCTGCCAGGGTCACGGTCAATTGCGGTGCATTCATCGCATTGTTCGTCGGGGTAAAGCCCAACAGACGTACGGCGGCCTCAGCCTGGGCCTGCAGCTTCGGCAGGATCTGTGCGCCCTGCACGGTGATCGCGCTGGTCTCCGGGTACAGGCCACCACGGGTGCCCAGCGTCGGTGACGGACGACCGTCCACTACACGCACCACGACAGGCTGACCATGGCCGACCGGGGCCAACTGGGCGGTCAGCTTGGGTTCCGGGCTCAGTTGTTGCGGGCTGTGGGCGCAGCCAACCAGGGTCAAACTGGTCACAGTGATCAAACCGAACAACAGGCGTTGCAACATGCTCTTCTCTCCAGAATCAGGCACAAACAGGCCGGCAGTATAGCGGTGCGCCACTGCGGGTAACCAGCACCGCACAGTGTTTGATGAAATCTCTGACACCCCCTCGGAAATGCGGTTCCTGTCACACAGATGTCACCACTCCTACACTTGCACGTAATGGCCTGAAGGCAATCTTCTC contains:
- a CDS encoding YajG family lipoprotein, whose translation is MLQRLLFGLITVTSLTLVGCAHSPQQLSPEPKLTAQLAPVGHGQPVVVRVVDGRPSPTLGTRGGLYPETSAITVQGAQILPKLQAQAEAAVRLLGFTPTNNAMNAPQLTVTLAELKYQSPKEGMYVTEATIGATFRSDVQNANRRYSGRYGSSLDQRFGMAPNQETNTKLVSDVLSDALTRLFKDPTVGQILGE